Proteins from a genomic interval of Oceanimonas doudoroffii:
- the rpsM gene encoding 30S ribosomal protein S13, with protein MARIAGINIPDHKHAVIALTAIYGVGRTRSKAICAAAGIAENVKIKELDEAQVESLREQVAKFTVEGDLRREVSMNIKRLMDLGCYRGLRHRRSLPVRGQRTKTNARTRKGPRKPIKK; from the coding sequence GTGGCCCGTATCGCTGGCATTAACATTCCTGACCATAAACATGCCGTCATCGCTTTGACCGCTATTTATGGCGTCGGTCGTACCCGCTCCAAGGCCATCTGCGCCGCAGCCGGTATCGCCGAGAATGTGAAAATTAAAGAATTGGATGAAGCTCAGGTAGAATCTCTGCGTGAGCAAGTGGCCAAGTTCACCGTTGAAGGTGACCTGCGTCGCGAAGTTTCCATGAACATCAAGCGTCTGATGGACCTGGGTTGTTACCGTGGCCTGCGTCATCGTCGCAGCCTCCCCGTTCGCGGTCAGCGCACCAAGACCAATGCTCGTACGCGCAAAGGTCCTCGTAAACCGATCAAGAAATAA
- the rpmJ gene encoding 50S ribosomal protein L36 — translation MKVRASVKAICRNCKIIKRHGVIRVICTSDPKHKQRQG, via the coding sequence ATGAAAGTCCGTGCTTCCGTTAAGGCTATTTGCCGTAACTGCAAGATCATCAAGCGTCACGGTGTGATTCGCGTGATCTGCACCTCTGACCCCAAGCACAAGCAGCGTCAGGGTTAA
- the rpsK gene encoding 30S ribosomal protein S11 has protein sequence MAKTPARSARKRVKKQVSDGIAHVHASFNNTIVTITDRQGNALSWATAGGSGFRGSRKSTPFAAQVAAERAGEIAKEYGVKNLEVMVKGPGPGRESSIRALNAAGFRITNITDVTPIPHNGCRPPKKRRV, from the coding sequence ATGGCTAAAACTCCGGCTCGTAGCGCTCGCAAGCGCGTCAAAAAGCAGGTGAGCGATGGTATCGCCCACGTTCATGCTTCTTTCAACAACACCATCGTAACCATCACCGACCGTCAGGGTAATGCTCTGTCTTGGGCAACTGCCGGTGGTTCAGGTTTCCGTGGTTCCCGCAAGTCCACCCCGTTCGCAGCCCAGGTTGCTGCCGAGCGTGCCGGTGAAATTGCCAAGGAATACGGCGTTAAGAACCTGGAAGTAATGGTTAAAGGTCCGGGTCCGGGCCGCGAGTCATCCATCCGTGCGTTGAATGCTGCGGGTTTCCGCATCACCAACATCACCGATGTGACTCCCATCCCGCACAACGGTTGTCGTCCTCCCAAGAAGCGCCGCGTATAA